DNA from Aphis gossypii isolate Hap1 chromosome 3, ASM2018417v2, whole genome shotgun sequence:
tttttggtaaattaaGATACTTTAGGAgtatgaaatacaaaattatagttcagcttataatataacttaacgcttaagtatgaaataatacattaaaacaaactaattataaataaataaatatataacaagtcTGACACGTAAGGAACTTAAATTATCCCATTTTTTCAACAGATTCCTGAATATCGTCAATTTGCTCTTTGAGTTTGTTCCATTGGCTAACATTCAAAGATatgcctataaatataattttaacattttaatgaacaatttatttagaaagatatatttttttgttgttaccTTTTTTTCCAGGAAGCATTTGTCCATCCTTTTCATAGAATTCACGGATGTCGATGAAAAGTTTACCACGGAAATCTCTAACTTTAACAAAACGATTCTTATCCAATGCAAAAGAATGCTCTTCTTCATTTGAGTTGGTTTTATTGGAACTTCCTTTATCAGTAGGTTTAGACTTTTTTGGAGGGGGATTTCTCTAAaatcagttattttaaaaattacaattaacttaatattatgattatttaaccaagtacctatacttattaattattatttaaacatagtgTTGGGCTTTAGGaggatataattattttaagtgttaatATCAACTTagctataacttattttaacatcttcacttaaactttataattttttctattaaataaagcTTAAGGGTGATTTAtgcagttttatattaaaaatagaacttTTAGTTGATCTTTCGGTAACCGGACAATTCTCCCCTCCCCCAACAGTTTTTGGCGTAGTGGGAAATTTCCTCTTCGAAAAATGTCTAGGGGGGAATTGTCCACCATTCGACCATTCGCGATCAATTTATGtgtccaatatattattataatagaaaatatgcattagtttgtttattatttatttattttaatagaaaacatCTATAGATAGGCAAgtgattcaaattttaaatgtaggtTATACAGAGACAACTAGTTTAAAACTGAATtggaatagaaaattattatgaaagcGTAATGTTCTTTTagacaatttttatcatttgagGACATGATTTATACTACTTTGCAAATTTGCATTTACAAATATCcagtttgtataataagttttaatacaaCAGTACacttgctttaaaattaaaataactaatctCAAATGTACAcagctaatattttaaaaattttttaatttataaagtaggctgtatattattaaaatgtacaacacCAAACAGATTCAACTGAGgacaaatttgatttattgtatgttatagacagagacaacacatgcggaCATCAGGTCTTTTAAaggttaacatttaaataaaggaATGATACACTGTCTTATTGTCTTAAGTTAAGAAAAGTATATCGAGATGAATAGTGTGCGTAATAGGTACCATACGGACAAGGTTTAAAGGtattaatctaaattttttcaCCGTAGTGAACAATCAATAGAGGTGTAATACCagagtacaaattattttgtcaatcaataggtacattataataacctaaaatattaagctatttattttacaactgCAGCACAAATAAAACTTACGTCATCTGGTCCGGAGTCGGAGGAAGAATCATCAGAAGCGCTACGTTTAGACTTCTTAGGCGCCATTGTCAGTTTTCTATAATGTTGAAAAACTAAACCGTTAAATGGGACAGCTGAGAAATCGTCAACGCAACTGAAAAGAATACGAGTTCTGTAAATGCACAAGTGTGACGACAATTTCAACATCGACAAcggatatatttaatttttatttttattatgcttaTTATACGTTAATGTTAATCGGTAACTAATGGGATAAGCCCATAACCTCAAACACGTCGTTACAGTGTTACCGATCAGTATTGAGATTATTACGGGACGAACATACCGTTTTGCGTTTTTGTTCGTTCGACGGGACAACCCTGCGGGTCGTACAATTTTCATACCGCGCGTGCATTTCCCGCGTACGAGTTTAGTCATGTTCAGACGCATTTTCACGTTGTTTTGCATTGCACTTGTTGGCTTTTGCAGACAGCGGCTCGCGAGTATTGCACATAACAAATGCCCACGCAATAATCGGACGAACGTCTTCTCGTTGTTAAGGTAAGTTCTTCGTTCTTTTGATTTCTCGTAGactacaatttaaatgtattatataaacaccATAGAGCCCAGTGGTAATCGTAAAAAACATAGGTAACCAATAAATTGCTGATTGGTACAACTAGAATAAAATAGTGCATAAAgcatatatattcattaaaatttcaatacatattccatttttttatttaaatgttaattaatagtgTCGATTATTACCAAAATAGGTCACTTATTTCGAAATTATTTctcatgatttatttttacactgagaaccattaagttttattattttatttttttcgacaatgaaaaaatgaaaagtgcAAATAATAGTTTACTACAGATAAAAGTCAACAATTACTAAGATATAAACACATTAACACTTCTACTGCGTATATTATTGAGTCAGATATTCGTCAACTGCTCATGAccacacaaaatattacactacTAAATAGCATTGCGTCTGTAGTCGGTACCTACAGCAATTTGTAACTATGTGATATTGTGATTAATGAATAGCGAATactctataaattaatataaaagtaaatggtagtgttatatttatttggctACTTCtatgaattgaaaattatcgAAAACGATAAGACACAACATTAACATGCTAGTTTCGTTCTAATATAGATACTTACATGTAATATGGTATAGTCCAATACTTGTTTTAGGAATtagagtacctacctactctaATAAGATTTTGATTGATATTGTGACAATTcacattaaatcaaattaagatacaaagttaattttaaaatattttattttaattcaatttcttAGATATTGAAttcctaagaaaaaaaataatttataagaaatcaatcattaaaattaaattttttggataGGTAGAGTTTAAATTTTGCCGTCTGGAATATATGCTTCTTTTACACTTAGGTTAATGTAGCCTTGGTCGTGTTCGCGCAACTGTATGAAACTGCAGTTATTCTTTGATTGATCATATTTAGTAGTTAACGTAATTAACCAATAAATATGACAGGATTATCAtcaagttgaaatattttaaccaaaagGGTTGTTGTCCTCTCCTAAaattttttggaataaaatttttatgttttttaggtataaaaattaaaatacaatgtatttaacactaattaactataaaactataatttattataatgttaagctttaatgcataattatttttttgctattttgataaaatatcgtATGATTACGACGTCTGTAGCACGGTTAAGCATCGATATAAAGAATCTCGTCGAGTTTTGTTGCAttgattataggtaggtacataaacaaTGGCTTAAAGGTTTATACCTTAAAACGTGGTAAAtaaggttatatattatgcctaCCTCGATGTAAATATGAGttcctaatttttaatttttcataattttttatcatgtcttatgtaaaataattgttagaaATTAACAGTATGTAGCTCGGACTAAAATATACTAGATCTTTGTCCgtggtataaatttattac
Protein-coding regions in this window:
- the LOC114119341 gene encoding RNA polymerase II transcriptional coactivator, whose amino-acid sequence is MLKLSSHLCIYRTRILFSCVDDFSAVPFNGLVFQHYRKLTMAPKKSKRSASDDSSSDSGPDDRNPPPKKSKPTDKGSSNKTNSNEEEHSFALDKNRFVKVRDFRGKLFIDIREFYEKDGQMLPGKKGISLNVSQWNKLKEQIDDIQESVEKMG